From Symphalangus syndactylus isolate Jambi chromosome X, NHGRI_mSymSyn1-v2.1_pri, whole genome shotgun sequence, the proteins below share one genomic window:
- the LOC129476011 gene encoding putative myc-like protein MYCLP1 yields MDRDSCQHYFYDYEGGEDFYRSTTPSEDIWKKFELVPPPWDLGPAAGNPALCFGLLEPWPVGRAEDETESQGYWKAWDANYASLIRRDCMWSGFSAQEPLERAASDLLTVGAPSGYSPKEFATPAYTPELEAGNLAPIVPCSLGEPKIQACSSSESPSDSEGEEIDVTVKKRQSLSMRQPVTIAVRADLLDPRMNLFHISIHQQQHNYAAPFPPESFQEGAPKRMPPKEALEREAPAGKDDKEDEEIVSLSPVESEAAQSCQPKPIRYDTENGTKKKYHNSLERKRRNDQRSRFLALRDEVPALASCSRVSKVMILVKATEYLQELVEAEERMATEKRQLECQRWQLQKRIEYLSSY; encoded by the coding sequence TTCGAGTTGGTGCCGCCGCCCTGGGACTTGGGTCCCGCCGCCGGGAACCCAGCCCTCTGCTTTGGTCTCCTGGAACCGTGGCCGGTAGGGCGCGCTGAGGACGAGACGGAATCCCAGGGCTACTGGAAAGCTTGGGACGCGAACTACGCTTCCCTCATCCGCCGTGACTGCATGTGGAGCGGCTTCTCCGCCCAGGAGCCGCTGGAGAGAGCGGCGAGTGACCTGCTTACGGTTGGCGCGCCCTCGGGATACTCGCCCAAGGAGTTCGCCACCCCCGCCTACACTCCTGAGCTCGAAGCCGGCAACCTAGCGCCCATCGTCCCCTGTTCGTTGGGCGAGCCCAAGATCCAGGCCTGCTCTAGCTCTGAGAGCCCAAGCGACTCCGAGGGTGAAGAAATCGACGTGACAGTAAAGAAGAGGCAGTCTTTGAGTATGCGGCAGCCAGTCACCATCGCGGTGCGTGCAGACCTTCTGGATCCCCGCATGAATCTCTTCCACATCTCCATCCACCAGCAACAGCACAACTATGCTGCCCCTTTTCCTCCAGAAAGCTTCCAAGAAGGGGCTCCAAAGAGGATGCCCCCAAAAGAGGCTCTAGAGAGAGAAGCTCCAGCGGGAAAGGATGATAAGGAAGATGAAGAGATTGTGAGCCTCTCACCTGTAGAAAGTGAGGCTGCCCAGTCCTGCCAACCCAAACCCATCCGTTACGATACTGAGAATGGGACCAAGAAGAAGTACCACAACTCCCTGGAGCGCAAGAGACGGAATGATCAACGTTCGCGGTTCTTGGCCCTGAGGGACGAGGTACCCGCCCTGGCCAGCTGCTCTAGGGTTTCCAAAGTAATGATCCTAGTCAAGGCCACGGAATACTTACAAGAACTGGTGGAAGCCGAGGAGAGGATGGCTACGGAGAAAAGGCAGCTCGAATGCCAGCGATGGCAATTGCAGAAAAGAATTGAGTACCTCAGTAGCTACTGA